The Flavobacteriales bacterium nucleotide sequence TCCGTAGCTGAGCACTTCGTAAAACCATCGTGTTCGGCCTGCCGTATCGACCGGAATCAGTACGTCGGGCATAATACCACCTCCACCATAAACCGTGTCGCCTCCGGGAGTAGTGAATACTAATTCCTCGATCTCTTCCTTCATTTCAGGGGTATCGACCTCTACGACCTCATCGTAATCGTCGTGGAACGATTCGAGATAATAAGCCTCCCGGTCATCTGTATAGGGTCTTTGAATACAGCGACCCGTGGGCGTGTAATACCTCGCCACTGACAGTCTCAAAGCCGATCCATCGCTCAGCTCCCACTGCTCCTGAACAAGGCCTTTACCAAAACTGCGTCGGCCAATAATCTCGGCGCGGTCATTATCTTGTAGTGCTCCGGCAATGATCTCACTGGCCGAGGCGCTTCCTTCGTCGATCAGCGCGACCACCGGCATATCTTCGAGTTCTCCTTTTGACGTTGCATAATAATACTTGCGCTCGCGCGATCTTCCTTCGGTGAATACGATCAATTCTCCGTCGGCCAGGAATTCATCTGCGATCCTATCGGCAATATGTAGGTAGCCGCCGGGATTCCCGCGCAGGTCAAAGACCAATTTCTTCATTCCGCGTTCCAGAAGGTCTTTCCTCGCCTGCGCAAATTCTGCATAGCTCGTTTCGGCAAATCGGCTGAGTTTGATGTATCCCGTTTCATCGTCGATCATGTAAGCCACATCGATACTCACGAGTGGAATATCGTCGCGTTCAATGGTAAAATCGAGGAGTTTGGATGAACCGGTCCGATAGATTTGTACATCCACCGTAGAACCTTTTTCTCCGCGCAGTTTCGCGATCACGTCGCGATTCTGAAGTCCGACTCCTGCAACAGTATCACCGTCTACGATCACGATCCGATCCCCGGCCTCAATCCCCAACTGTTCTGAAGGTCCGCCCGAAATGGGAGAAACCACAACAATGGTGTCGCGCTGCAACTCGAACTCCACACCGATTCCCTGAAAATTACCTTGCATACTCTCTTCCACCACACTGAATTCGGAGCGGTGAATGTATATACTGTGGGGGTCGAGTTGCCCGAGAATGTCTTCGATGGTCTTATCGAGCAGCGAATCAGTGTCTACCTCGTCCACATAATCACGATTGATGTAGTCGATCAACTGATTGATCTTCTGATGCTGCCGGTCGGGCGCCATGAGCACATAGGCACTTTGTCCGTAGTCCAGTTTCATGCCGATATAAATACCGAGTACTAGGGTAAAGGCCAAGGCGGTCGGCGCCCAAATCTGCCAACGTCGTTTCATAAGGTTCGTCTAGAGCGTTTGAAGGTACAAAGGTGTGAGGAAAACGCAGAAAGTCCCCGTGTTGTTTTATTTGGCCCTACGGGCCGATGGAGGGGGGGGTGATTGGTTCATCGATCATCGATACCGAAATCTTGAAAGACATCTCCAAAACGAACAACGAAACACGAAGAACGAACAACGCTCTTGGCCCACTCAGATCTCAACAGGAAAAACTAAGAACAAAAAAAGCCGATCTTTTCAGATCGGCCGTTCAGAAGTATCCGGGGCGGGAATCGAACCATAAATTTAACCCCTATTATTGTAGTGCCTTATCCCTTATTATTGTTGACAATTTAGAGAATCCTGAAAAGCCATCTGTTATTTTTTATCAAATTGTGATACATTGTACCATATATTTTATCACATTCTCAACGCATCGCTTCATGAAGGTCAATATCTGGGAAAGACCATTACCGTCTGGGAAAGTAAGCTTCTACTTACACTACAGCCAAGCCGGAAGGCAAATAAGAAAGAGGCTTGATCTCCCGAAATACAAGCAAGGGACTAAAGGTTACAAGGAAAGTAAAAACAAA carries:
- a CDS encoding S41 family peptidase, with product MKRRWQIWAPTALAFTLVLGIYIGMKLDYGQSAYVLMAPDRQHQKINQLIDYINRDYVDEVDTDSLLDKTIEDILGQLDPHSIYIHRSEFSVVEESMQGNFQGIGVEFELQRDTIVVVSPISGGPSEQLGIEAGDRIVIVDGDTVAGVGLQNRDVIAKLRGEKGSTVDVQIYRTGSSKLLDFTIERDDIPLVSIDVAYMIDDETGYIKLSRFAETSYAEFAQARKDLLERGMKKLVFDLRGNPGGYLHIADRIADEFLADGELIVFTEGRSRERKYYYATSKGELEDMPVVALIDEGSASASEIIAGALQDNDRAEIIGRRSFGKGLVQEQWELSDGSALRLSVARYYTPTGRCIQRPYTDDREAYYLESFHDDYDEVVEVDTPEMKEEIEELVFTTPGGDTVYGGGGIMPDVLIPVDTAGRTRWFYEVLSYGNLRKFSFEYADSHREDLKVKYVDAAEFSHSFELPDEVYQDYLNQVKEGGAQTEWGRNERSEFLVRTRIKAMIGRQIWGTEAFYPVIHQTDYTLEAATKALK